One genomic region from Leptolyngbyaceae cyanobacterium JSC-12 encodes:
- a CDS encoding Chlorophyll A-B binding protein (IMG reference gene:2510096656~PFAM: Chlorophyll A-B binding protein), giving the protein MQDAQKMAAATEDRNAWKFGFTPQAELWNGRFAMIGFVAALITELITNQGVLHFLGLL; this is encoded by the coding sequence ATGCAAGACGCACAAAAGATGGCTGCTGCAACCGAAGATCGCAACGCTTGGAAGTTTGGCTTTACCCCCCAAGCTGAGTTGTGGAACGGTCGCTTTGCCATGATCGGGTTTGTTGCTGCTCTAATTACTGAGCTGATCACCAATCAAGGTGTTCTGCATTTCTTAGGTCTGCTGTAA
- a CDS encoding hypothetical protein (IMG reference gene:2510096657), translated as MKKWTFLLQKDGDRSWLPLDSPDVEILEGRYRIVAQTDQPNTDISIRICHLATEENPPKRRIQKRNNRTNDSGLMVVIPFTHLQSGCWELSCFLTDPLSDLVGDTLHHAVRLRVSSPVMTDEAEDWEIAPSNSTQLPEDGACIEPKNTQVAISPAVSVPSKAPTAHDLAVLNVEIAQALGVSMDRLVEMTDQLSHQLIAEIFKEFKLAPEIVGADDTPREPLTLTVGEAPVEPAEGGQENSEQANSERFDLLESVDVAALQIQLERAVWMAKRGESLAIAGYMQLTDTPSLEPLSTLEWSESDLAGAVPREIQMQLRDPQTSEIVFHACQSFPTKSLPFPFSFLCRLPEDLTTHLLLGEVLVAGALPGADTVLVTLKTFNFTVTVDPEALVEELHKVTSALEESSDSEELTEAMVQLSSRLQKEKARQGLDLSFLNLAPAVTEQSPKVSGTPVPVRATVAAGQQILPPQLYQPDANSESKRKLELPRFVSIRGQTATAIAEPAAAIAEEAVFNLAESGLDLMLSSDADLSASEPESQSLDSVASLLEQSLLSEASTNDNHAYSAPEPSAIPEPFSNSEAKPQSPDCNTEDLSLLDELSFPVRSAFQALNLQERFLNRLSAIAADTELAMLLKQAMPPTEESDTQSPITVDPGTEAATPELVQGLPTDEIVVEDDPSWREWLKRAGSRTKRVETTEPEGSHVDALISANPMVLPKDEPVPVPTLEILADEIVAGRLLQVRVKLPDIAPKIYVKLWVNDRQTRSLLDGPRWLVDFLPNGFGELEANTQLIAPLGTLAMRVEAIAVEMQTQRESQKVSLDREVLPADMPDDVFGDLDLQGLNF; from the coding sequence ATGAAAAAGTGGACATTTCTCTTGCAAAAAGATGGCGATCGCTCCTGGTTGCCGCTGGACTCGCCAGATGTCGAGATTTTAGAAGGGCGTTACCGCATCGTTGCCCAAACCGATCAGCCAAATACTGACATCAGTATCCGGATTTGTCATCTAGCCACGGAAGAGAACCCGCCCAAGCGACGTATTCAAAAGCGAAATAATCGCACCAACGACAGCGGGTTGATGGTTGTCATCCCATTCACCCATTTGCAGTCAGGGTGTTGGGAGCTATCTTGTTTCTTGACTGATCCCTTGTCTGATCTGGTGGGCGATACATTGCACCATGCTGTGCGGTTGCGAGTGTCTTCTCCAGTTATGACTGATGAAGCGGAAGACTGGGAGATTGCTCCATCGAACTCAACCCAGTTGCCAGAGGACGGTGCTTGTATTGAGCCGAAAAATACTCAGGTGGCTATATCACCAGCGGTGTCGGTGCCTTCAAAAGCCCCAACGGCCCATGACCTAGCCGTGTTGAATGTGGAAATTGCTCAGGCACTAGGGGTTTCTATGGATCGTCTGGTTGAAATGACTGATCAGTTATCGCACCAGTTAATTGCAGAGATATTTAAAGAGTTTAAGTTGGCTCCAGAGATTGTTGGGGCTGATGATACCCCAAGGGAACCCCTCACCTTGACAGTGGGTGAAGCGCCGGTAGAGCCAGCGGAGGGTGGACAGGAAAATTCTGAGCAAGCTAATTCTGAGAGATTCGATCTGCTGGAGTCTGTGGATGTGGCAGCGCTGCAAATCCAGTTAGAGCGGGCGGTGTGGATGGCGAAACGGGGAGAGTCGCTGGCGATCGCAGGATATATGCAGCTCACTGATACACCAAGTTTGGAGCCGCTTTCGACCCTGGAATGGTCAGAGTCCGATTTAGCAGGAGCGGTTCCCCGGGAAATCCAGATGCAACTCCGCGATCCTCAAACTTCTGAGATTGTGTTTCATGCTTGCCAGTCTTTTCCAACGAAAAGCCTCCCGTTTCCATTCAGTTTTTTGTGTCGTTTACCCGAAGATCTCACGACCCATCTGCTTTTAGGGGAAGTGCTGGTTGCAGGAGCTTTACCCGGTGCGGATACCGTCCTGGTGACATTGAAGACGTTTAACTTTACTGTCACAGTTGATCCAGAAGCTTTGGTCGAAGAACTGCACAAGGTGACATCAGCCCTAGAGGAAAGTTCTGATTCTGAGGAATTGACTGAAGCAATGGTGCAACTCTCCAGTCGATTACAGAAGGAGAAAGCGCGACAAGGGCTGGATTTGTCATTCTTAAACTTGGCTCCTGCGGTAACCGAGCAATCTCCCAAAGTATCAGGGACTCCTGTGCCAGTAAGAGCAACGGTTGCAGCTGGGCAGCAAATTTTACCTCCGCAGCTTTACCAGCCAGACGCTAATTCGGAGAGCAAACGCAAACTGGAACTTCCCAGATTCGTTAGTATCAGGGGGCAGACAGCAACCGCGATCGCGGAACCTGCTGCTGCGATCGCGGAAGAGGCTGTCTTTAACCTCGCTGAATCTGGGCTAGATTTGATGCTTTCATCCGATGCAGATTTGTCGGCGTCTGAGCCTGAGAGTCAAAGTTTGGATTCAGTGGCATCGTTGCTTGAGCAATCTCTTCTATCGGAAGCATCTACCAATGACAACCATGCCTATTCAGCACCTGAACCATCTGCAATACCGGAACCATTCTCTAATTCTGAGGCAAAGCCACAGTCACCAGACTGTAATACAGAAGACCTATCCTTGTTGGATGAATTATCTTTTCCAGTTCGTTCGGCATTTCAAGCGCTAAATTTGCAGGAACGGTTTCTGAATCGACTGAGTGCGATCGCGGCTGATACAGAACTGGCAATGTTGTTGAAACAAGCAATGCCGCCAACTGAAGAATCTGACACTCAATCACCAATAACGGTAGATCCGGGTACGGAAGCAGCAACGCCTGAACTGGTGCAAGGTTTGCCAACTGATGAAATTGTGGTGGAGGATGATCCATCCTGGCGAGAGTGGCTAAAGCGGGCTGGCTCACGCACAAAACGAGTAGAAACCACTGAACCAGAGGGCAGCCACGTCGATGCTTTAATATCTGCGAATCCAATGGTCTTACCGAAAGATGAACCGGTACCAGTACCCACGTTAGAGATTTTGGCGGATGAGATTGTTGCTGGCAGGCTACTTCAGGTTCGGGTCAAGTTGCCAGATATTGCTCCTAAAATTTACGTGAAGCTATGGGTCAATGACCGCCAAACTCGCTCACTTCTAGATGGTCCTCGCTGGCTTGTTGATTTCTTGCCCAATGGATTTGGCGAACTAGAAGCCAACACGCAACTGATCGCGCCACTTGGTACTTTAGCAATGCGAGTGGAAGCGATCGCAGTGGAAATGCAAACCCAGCGCGAGAGTCAAAAAGTAAGTCTAGACCGGGAAGTGCTTCCGGCAGATATGCCGGATGATGTGTTTGGAGATCTCGATTTACAGGGACTC
- a CDS encoding ABC-type branched-chain amino acid transport system, periplasmic component (IMG reference gene:2510096654~PFAM: Protein kinase domain; Receptor family ligand binding region), giving the protein MIGELIGARYKVINVLGSGGFGHTYIAEDTQRPGNPRCVLKHLTFSSQDSAILQQVRRLFQAEAETLEQLGRHDQIPRLLAYFEENHQFYLVQEFIEGHSLNEELVRGSPIPEDEVIPVLEDVLSILEFVHAQGVIHRDIKPANLIRRRQDSKLVLIDFGAVKLIGNTIAEATGETSLSMPVYTSGYAASEQCMGRPRFCSDIYSLGMVGIQALTGLHPAQLPHDYNTSEVIWRDRGNVSPDLADVLDKMTRYHCNERYQSASDALYALRQVIATAPTLLTNKTVIAPTLDNSGITTLTEQTSLGLMEPLSQTRTRSLLPASRSLTRIGLAIAGTLAVAILVRSFSDSGFQSILPLPTANDQPTNLANSDRISAGEKSLITWQIDPKKQEAIDHLAAGNYDKAIPILEAARQAHLDDPELLIYLNNARIGTGKSHAIAVVTPLSGSLTSALELLRGVAQAQNEINHAGGINGVPLKVWIADDSNQREAAEQVAKKLVNESAILAVVGHGTSDTSLAAAKIYQDRGIVMVTPVSSAVELSTVGNSIFRTMPSDQQTANALKDYMVNHLKKRKAAIFHNSKSRYSQSLKQEIERALIYSGVKDARVVGEIDLARPDFEPEAGFSQAIAQKADILIVIPNTEVMDKAIRLIEVNNRKLPVLAGDSMFNPSLPKFGRSAAVGVVLAVPVDLTGSPFLQNVQTVWGRKNAASWRTALAYDATQALAAGIAKDNSRTGIRRALSHPDFEAAGATGMVNFQSEGDRNKAPAYVTIAPVAGSKGQQYEFVPLPLKPAKSN; this is encoded by the coding sequence ATGATAGGCGAACTGATCGGTGCACGCTACAAGGTTATCAACGTTCTAGGCTCCGGGGGGTTTGGTCATACCTACATTGCGGAGGATACCCAGCGTCCAGGAAATCCTCGGTGTGTATTGAAGCACTTAACCTTCAGCAGCCAGGACTCAGCAATTTTGCAGCAGGTACGGCGGTTGTTCCAGGCGGAGGCAGAAACCCTTGAACAACTCGGCAGGCATGACCAGATTCCTCGACTGCTGGCATATTTTGAAGAAAACCATCAATTTTATCTGGTCCAGGAATTTATCGAAGGGCATTCGCTCAATGAAGAACTGGTAAGAGGCAGTCCAATACCAGAAGATGAAGTGATTCCTGTGCTAGAAGATGTGCTGAGTATTTTGGAATTTGTGCACGCTCAAGGTGTGATTCATCGAGATATCAAACCTGCGAATTTGATCCGCCGCCGTCAAGACAGCAAGTTGGTTTTAATCGATTTTGGTGCCGTGAAGCTCATTGGCAATACGATTGCCGAAGCAACTGGCGAAACCAGCCTCAGTATGCCCGTTTACACCTCTGGATATGCTGCTAGTGAACAGTGTATGGGGCGTCCGAGATTTTGCAGTGATATTTATTCATTGGGTATGGTCGGCATTCAGGCGTTAACCGGGTTGCATCCTGCCCAACTCCCTCATGACTACAACACCTCAGAAGTGATCTGGCGGGATCGCGGAAACGTCAGTCCAGATTTGGCGGATGTGTTAGATAAAATGACCCGCTACCACTGCAACGAGCGCTATCAATCTGCTAGTGATGCACTCTATGCCTTGCGTCAGGTCATTGCAACCGCACCAACACTGCTCACGAACAAAACAGTCATTGCTCCAACCTTAGACAATTCAGGCATTACAACGCTCACTGAGCAAACCTCTCTTGGTTTGATGGAACCCCTCAGCCAAACCAGGACGCGCTCGCTCCTTCCTGCGAGCAGGTCACTGACTCGAATTGGGTTAGCAATCGCAGGAACCCTTGCTGTTGCAATTTTGGTGCGAAGCTTCTCAGATTCTGGTTTCCAATCAATCTTGCCGTTGCCCACAGCAAATGACCAACCCACCAACCTGGCAAACAGCGATCGCATTAGTGCAGGCGAAAAATCCCTGATTACGTGGCAAATTGATCCCAAAAAGCAAGAAGCGATTGATCACCTTGCAGCAGGCAATTACGACAAAGCAATTCCAATTTTAGAAGCTGCTCGGCAAGCTCATCTGGATGATCCAGAGCTGTTAATCTATCTCAACAATGCCCGAATTGGCACTGGCAAATCCCACGCGATTGCTGTTGTCACCCCTCTGAGTGGCTCTCTCACATCCGCACTGGAACTCTTGCGGGGAGTCGCCCAGGCGCAGAATGAAATTAACCATGCTGGTGGCATCAACGGCGTTCCTCTTAAAGTGTGGATTGCTGACGATAGCAACCAGCGGGAAGCGGCTGAGCAAGTGGCCAAAAAACTGGTAAACGAATCGGCAATTCTGGCAGTCGTTGGGCATGGGACAAGCGATACTAGCCTTGCCGCTGCCAAAATTTATCAGGACCGGGGCATCGTCATGGTCACGCCTGTTAGTTCAGCTGTGGAGTTGTCAACCGTAGGCAATTCCATCTTCCGCACCATGCCTAGTGATCAGCAAACCGCAAATGCGTTGAAAGATTACATGGTAAATCATCTAAAAAAGCGTAAGGCTGCGATTTTTCACAACTCTAAAAGTCGCTACAGCCAATCCTTAAAACAGGAGATTGAGCGGGCACTGATCTATAGCGGTGTGAAAGATGCGCGTGTTGTTGGTGAGATAGATTTGGCTCGTCCTGATTTTGAACCAGAGGCAGGCTTCAGCCAGGCGATCGCGCAAAAAGCAGATATTCTCATCGTCATACCCAATACTGAAGTAATGGATAAAGCGATTCGTTTGATTGAGGTTAACAATCGAAAACTACCAGTGCTCGCCGGAGACAGCATGTTTAATCCTAGTCTGCCAAAATTTGGTAGAAGTGCAGCAGTTGGCGTGGTCTTGGCTGTTCCAGTAGATTTGACTGGTTCACCCTTTCTCCAAAATGTTCAAACCGTTTGGGGACGGAAAAATGCAGCAAGCTGGCGGACTGCCCTCGCCTACGATGCTACTCAAGCCCTTGCCGCAGGAATTGCCAAAGATAATAGCAGAACAGGGATCAGACGTGCACTCTCCCACCCTGATTTTGAGGCAGCAGGCGCAACAGGCATGGTTAATTTTCAATCCGAAGGCGATCGCAACAAAGCGCCTGCCTATGTCACAATCGCTCCTGTCGCAGGGAGTAAAGGACAACAATACGAGTTCGTCCCTCTTCCCCTCAAACCAGCCAAAAGCAATTGA
- a CDS encoding serine/threonine protein kinase (IMG reference gene:2510096655~PFAM: Protein kinase domain) — MISPLPPGTLVFNRYCVVGLAGQGEFGLTYLVQDQKRFDELCILKEFIPLQQDPTLLEMMRQCFHQEAAVLYELKHEQLPHYRIMFIHGDRLYLVREYIMGKSCAAMLNERRAESGAFSQAEVMQLLLQVLPGLTYLHRAGIVHENLSPQSIIVRQETSIPVLIDLGLIKRLVARLQLHPVSPDSLIGRTGYASPEQEHGGKVLPCSDLYSLGAVAIALLKGKEPHGPAHHWTRSPDWDAQLTLHRDFALILKRMLHPNPQKRFVSASQVLRALEPIANLVLHSVSPVPQAHPIGQQHSVIAGKTTSRHKPGSSSLTVPLAPPTAAATDSSQSAPLRSPEHFNQASRNQPHPTASITQKPSARSKADFKASAILVMSVALLVSVVSFRALSWVQTGPVKSPSPANTVASPDANPASTSSSTDSTSQPSPEASPSPSMPTRESGVYRDRPSVEIDAQFLSNLTDELFYARHPDLQGQKLTADQQDLQAEWKAIASDVEIKLSRLSPEVLSKLGSYDRATYDRWTAPDSGASLTSRELNVLVNNRFAELFPDQKGKSLNPKTFGQVWYALAEEELNKLKPQTSGN; from the coding sequence ATGATTTCTCCTTTACCTCCTGGAACGCTGGTTTTCAATCGCTACTGTGTTGTGGGTTTAGCAGGACAGGGGGAGTTTGGGCTGACGTATCTGGTTCAGGATCAAAAGCGGTTCGATGAATTGTGCATTCTGAAAGAGTTTATCCCGCTCCAGCAAGATCCAACCCTGTTGGAGATGATGCGGCAGTGTTTTCATCAAGAAGCAGCCGTGCTGTACGAGTTGAAACATGAGCAATTGCCCCATTACCGCATTATGTTTATCCACGGCGATCGCCTTTATTTAGTGCGAGAGTACATCATGGGCAAAAGTTGTGCAGCCATGCTCAACGAGCGTCGGGCTGAAAGTGGGGCGTTTTCCCAAGCAGAAGTCATGCAACTGTTATTACAAGTCCTCCCAGGGTTGACGTATTTGCATCGGGCTGGCATTGTTCACGAAAATCTCTCGCCTCAAAGCATTATTGTTCGCCAGGAAACATCGATTCCAGTCCTGATTGATTTGGGGTTGATCAAACGCCTCGTTGCTCGATTACAACTCCATCCAGTATCACCCGACAGTCTAATTGGGCGAACTGGTTATGCATCGCCAGAACAGGAACATGGGGGAAAAGTTCTTCCTTGTAGTGACTTGTATTCTCTTGGGGCAGTTGCAATCGCCCTGCTGAAGGGGAAAGAGCCGCATGGACCTGCTCACCACTGGACACGATCGCCTGATTGGGATGCACAACTCACTCTCCATCGCGACTTTGCGCTCATTCTAAAGCGGATGCTGCATCCAAATCCGCAAAAGCGCTTTGTCTCTGCTTCCCAGGTATTAAGAGCGCTAGAACCGATCGCAAACCTGGTTTTGCATTCGGTATCACCTGTGCCACAGGCTCACCCAATAGGGCAGCAGCACTCTGTGATCGCTGGGAAAACCACTTCCCGGCACAAACCTGGATCGTCTTCTCTCACCGTTCCGCTGGCACCCCCAACTGCTGCAGCGACGGACTCTAGTCAGTCAGCACCACTGCGATCGCCAGAGCACTTCAATCAAGCATCTCGGAACCAACCTCATCCCACTGCCTCAATCACTCAAAAGCCATCAGCACGCTCCAAAGCGGACTTTAAAGCTTCCGCAATCTTAGTTATGAGTGTGGCGCTATTGGTATCTGTTGTGTCATTTCGCGCACTTTCCTGGGTGCAAACGGGACCGGTCAAATCGCCTTCCCCTGCAAATACAGTGGCAAGTCCAGATGCCAATCCCGCCAGTACTTCATCTTCTACTGACTCAACTTCCCAACCTTCCCCGGAAGCAAGCCCTTCGCCCTCCATGCCTACACGGGAGTCTGGGGTCTATCGCGATCGCCCATCCGTGGAGATCGATGCCCAATTTCTCTCCAACCTAACCGATGAATTGTTTTACGCTAGGCACCCTGACCTGCAGGGGCAAAAGCTGACAGCAGACCAGCAAGACTTGCAGGCTGAGTGGAAAGCGATAGCTAGCGATGTGGAAATCAAACTAAGTCGTTTAAGTCCAGAAGTTCTCAGCAAACTGGGGAGCTACGATCGCGCCACCTACGATCGCTGGACGGCTCCTGATAGCGGAGCCAGTCTCACCAGTCGGGAACTCAACGTGTTGGTCAACAATCGCTTTGCCGAACTTTTCCCCGATCAAAAGGGCAAATCCCTCAATCCCAAAACCTTTGGGCAGGTGTGGTACGCTCTGGCAGAAGAAGAACTTAACAAGCTGAAACCTCAAACCTCTGGAAACTAG
- a CDS encoding hypothetical protein (IMG reference gene:2510096653) yields the protein MHTMVVTAKSMSRAVVGIILGTGLLVSVAQLPTIAQTTRPSPLEDLQTKDGTDFFNGRGNGQASSVMNFIQNAIIGTPRSSEEFAADQQENFNEATARFRQQQAERLRKQQLQTTPNLQVTPLPARVSPATP from the coding sequence ATGCACACCATGGTAGTAACAGCAAAATCTATGTCTCGTGCTGTGGTCGGCATAATCTTAGGAACTGGGTTGCTGGTATCGGTGGCTCAATTGCCAACTATTGCTCAAACTACTCGACCCAGCCCGCTTGAAGATTTGCAAACGAAAGATGGTACCGACTTTTTCAACGGTCGTGGCAATGGCCAGGCAAGTAGCGTTATGAACTTTATCCAAAATGCGATCATTGGAACGCCTCGCAGTTCGGAAGAATTTGCTGCTGATCAACAAGAAAACTTTAATGAAGCAACGGCTCGCTTCCGGCAGCAGCAAGCGGAACGGTTGCGCAAACAGCAACTTCAGACAACTCCCAATTTACAGGTGACTCCCCTGCCAGCGAGGGTATCTCCTGCAACTCCTTAG